Proteins encoded by one window of Lathyrus oleraceus cultivar Zhongwan6 chromosome 1, CAAS_Psat_ZW6_1.0, whole genome shotgun sequence:
- the LOC127107947 gene encoding uncharacterized protein LOC127107947 yields MVEQEQESVRVRAELDEIKGGMSQMREMLQALTFRFEIPQATVISEITGPAVEVPPQRTLPSTLPPYGLPYDFVPRAEVVHEMGQSVQQAVPLPVYTDARPVIHTVVPPTAYARHVPHYEDQNHMYQTVDSTVAGDEVRFEDFREVKENMQLLEKKFRDLEGDHVFGSAAKEMCLVSGLVILAKFKTPDFDKYKGHTCPKSHLIMYYRKMAANVEGDKLMIHCFQDSLSGAPSKWYLSLDQNRIRCFQDLSDAFIKHYKYNMDMAPDRRQLQSMFQHDKESFKEYSQRWRELASQVEPPLAEKELAELFIDTVQPQFYEKMVVSASLGFSELVAIGARVEYGVRNGKLAAVAGTSNANPKKFSRGFPRKKEGKKKCCDCWSRKSSSKKETTTISTSAYAPQPYIAAVTPAFNQQPSQAYQAPPAYRPAPVQQRGVAPPTYQQAPAAPVYQQPRVQAPRQNAHNQNRRQGERATFNPIPMSYTELYPSLLQKGLVVPRPMGPPPDRLPPWYNPNAHCPFHEGAPGHDLEGCYALKHRVRELIESKILSFKDMGPNVKNNPLPPHGDPEVNAIEDASTVVTVEKVEDVKTPLAAFHARLVEAGLINVNHENCEECATYPKGCQVVRDNIQDLMNKGVLQISSVMKNEDVLVIEPCFNLPEPVEIPYFSRKMAPENSHPSPVEICMPTPFPYESTKAVPWKYEITVVDKVFEGSSDAEVTETVSEDVTNIAGMSRMTRSGRVYAPEFNVTPQGPNKESTIVTPAKEPEVVQSEDAVEFLKLIKRSDYKVVDQLHQTQSKISIMSLLLNSQAHREVLLKVLAQAHVTQSITVDQFDGVVANITACNTLSFSGEELPEDGQNQNRALHISTFQVPSFLRRKANPKNVVSIILGGGSGVQLFPLTKRAATPAVS; encoded by the exons GGCCCAGCAGTGGAAGTCCCACCTCAGAGGACATTACCCTCAACCCTTCCTCCATATGGGCTACCCTATGACTTTGTCCCCCGAGCAGAGGTGGTGCACGAAATGGGGCAATCTGTCCAACAAGCTGTGCCATTACCAGTTTACACCGACGCACGTCCAGTCATCCATACTGTGGTTCCACCAACCGCCTATGCTAGGCATGTTCCTcattatgaagatcaaaaccACATGTATCAGACTGTTGACTCAACTGTTGCTGGTGACGAAGTAAGGTTTGAGGACTTCAGGGAGGTAAAGGAGAACATGCAGCTCCTTGAGAAGAAGTTCCGAGATCTAGAAGGAGACCACGTATTTGGATCTGCTGCCAAAGAAATGTGTCTTGTATCCGGATTGGTGATTCTAGCAAAATTCAAAACTCCGGACTTTGACAAATACAAGGGGCACACTTGTCCAAAAagccatctcatcatgtattacCGCAAAATGGCTGCAAATGTGGAGGGTGACAAGCTGATGATCCACTGTTTTCAGGACAGCTTGAGTGGGGCTCCTTCCAAGTGGTATTTGAGTTTGGATCAGAACAGGATCAGGTGTTTCCAAGACCTGTCGGATGCGTTCATAAAACACTACAAATACAATATGGACATGGCACCTGACAGAAGACAGTTGCAGAGCATGTTTCAGCATGACAAGGAGTCCTTCAAAGAGTACAgtcagagatggagggaattggcttCTCAGGTTGAACCACCTCTTGCTGAGAAAGAATTGGCCGAACTGTTTATCGACACTGTCCAACCCCAGTTCTACGAGAAGATGGTTGTAAGTGCTTCTTTGGGATTCTCCGAGCTTGTTGCTATAGGAGCTCGTGTTGAATATGGTGTAAGGAACGGAAAACTGGCGGCTGTAGCTGGAACTTCAAATGCTAATCCAAAGAAGTTCTCTAGAGGGTTTCCTAGAAAGAAGGAAGGGAAAAAAAAATGCTGTGACTGTTGGTCAAGGAAGAGCTCCTCCAAGAAGGAGACCACAACAATATCCACCTCAGCA TACGCTCCTCAACCGTACATAGCTGCTGTGACGCCTGCGTTCAATCAACAGCCTTCTCAGGCTTATCAAGCGCCTCCAGCTTATCGACCAGCTCCAGTTCAACAACGTGGTGTGGCTCCGCCAACTTATCAACAAGCACCGGCAGCTCCTGTTTATCAACAACCGAGAGTGCAAGCGCCGAGGCAGAACGCTCATAACCAAAATAGGAGACAAGGGGAGAGGGCGACCTTCAATCCAATCCCAATGTCCTACACTGAGTTGTATCCTTCCCTATTGCAGAAGGGTTTGGTGGTTCCCAGACCTATGGGACCTCCACCTGATCGTCTTCCTCCATGGTACAACCCTAATGCACACTGTCCTTTTCATGAAGGTGCCCCCGGGCATGACTTAGAGGGTTGTTATGCTCTGAAGCATAGGGTTCGGGAACTGATTGAGAGCAAGATTTTATCTTTTAAGGACATGGGACCAAAtgtgaagaacaatcctcttcctCCCCATGGAGATCCTGAGGTGAACGCCATTGAAGATGCATCTACTGTTGTTACGGTTGAGAAGGTGGAGGATGTTAAGACTCCTTTGGCAGCATTCCATGCCCGATTGGTGGAAGCTGGCCTGATCAATGTTAATCATGAAAATTGTGAAGAGTGTGCCACATACCCAAAGGGATGTCAGGTGGTACGAGACAACATTCAAGATTTAATGAATAAAGGAGTGCTTCAAATATCCAGTGTTATGAAGAACGAAGACGTGTTGGTAATTGAACCTTGTTTCAATTTACCCGAACCAGTGGAAATCCCTTACTTTAGCAGAAAGATGGCTCCTGAGAATAGTCATCCGTCGCCTGTGGAAATATGTATGCCCACGCCTTTTCCCTACGAGAGCACCAAGGCTGTGCCTTGGAAATATGAGATTACTGTTGTGGATAAGGTATTTGAAGGAAGTTCAGACGCTGAGGTGACAGAAACTGTAAGTGAAGACGTCACCAATATTGCAGGGATGAGCagaatgacccgtagtggtcgagtcTATGCGCCCGAATTCAATGTGACTCCTCAAGGGCCAAACAAGGAATCGACAATTGTAACTCCTGCTAAAGAACCTGAAGTGGTCCAATCTGAAGATGCTGTGGAATTCTTGAagttaatcaagagaagtgatTACAAAGTGGTGGATCAGCTGCATCAAACACAATCTAAGATATCTATTATGTCTCTACTATTGAATTCCCAAGCTCATAGGGAAGTTTTGTTGAAGGTGCTTGCTCAAGCTCATGTAACACAAAGCATAACAGTTGACCAATTTGATGGAGTAGTTGCAAATATCACAGCTTGCAATACTTTGAGCTTCAGTGGAGAAGAATTACCTGAGGATGGACAAAATCAAAACCGTGCTCTCCATATCTCG ACATTTCAAGTTCCGTCTTTTTTGAGAAGAAAAGCCAACCctaaaaatgttgtttccatcATACTGGGAGGAGGTTCTGGTGTTCAACTTTTTCCTCTTACCAAACGAGCTGCTACACCAGCTGTGAGTTAA